The following proteins are co-located in the Deltaproteobacteria bacterium genome:
- a CDS encoding adenylyl-sulfate kinase → MWFVGLPGSGKSSLARGVAKALRAEGMDVDLLEMDARRKSYFPNPTYSGEERAEAYRLFAEEGAALARDGRRVVMDGTAPKRAMRDHCRNLAPRFVEVMVRCRLETAMAREAARPEGLVMAGLYEKALERRRTGQNFPGLGQVVGVDVPFEENPEAELVIENDCPDPERGVAAVLEFLRRWLGDFRR, encoded by the coding sequence ATGTGGTTCGTCGGCCTGCCCGGTTCCGGCAAGAGCAGCCTGGCCCGGGGCGTGGCCAAAGCCCTGCGGGCCGAAGGCATGGACGTGGATCTTTTGGAGATGGATGCCCGCAGGAAATCCTATTTTCCGAATCCGACCTATTCCGGCGAGGAACGGGCCGAGGCCTATCGCCTATTCGCCGAGGAAGGGGCTGCCCTGGCCAGGGACGGGAGACGGGTGGTCATGGACGGCACCGCTCCCAAACGGGCCATGAGGGATCATTGCCGAAACCTGGCCCCACGGTTCGTTGAGGTTATGGTTCGATGCAGACTGGAAACGGCCATGGCCCGGGAGGCGGCCCGGCCCGAAGGGCTGGTCATGGCCGGGCTGTATGAGAAGGCCTTGGAGCGCAGGCGCACCGGTCAAAACTTTCCCGGTCTGGGGCAGGTGGTCGGGGTGGATGTGCCCTTCGAGGAGAATCCAGAGGCCGAACTGGTGATCGAGAATGATTGCCCGGACCCGGAAAGAGGGGTGGCGGCCGTTCTGGAGTTTCTTCGTCGCTGGTTGGGGGATTTCCGAAGGTGA
- a CDS encoding aminoglycoside phosphotransferase family protein — MIELSLANIENYLTRTFPGQVRLTGVGDIGSLDEQGMKDFGYGKPMLVSFEVDGRPRQAVLSMMRGDKYGHQFLWDRAAILMFQYDAGSRMPKHVCPLGLGYVDGQGRLEPVLDPKEFFIVNEKVEGDDYFLHLERIKNGEFRDSDVRLARDFAAWLSEVHARKHEAADLYVRRTRQLLGDSECIWGIVDGYPFPYEPFPVKRIKALEKRLIDWRWKLRGYTHRLCAVHGDFHPWNVLVRPDGDFTVLDRSRGEWGEPADDVSTMTCNYLLFSLYGHAGLGGHFEALYTAFWEEYLGRTEDSEMLEVIAPYFVFRALVIASPEWYPNHPPQVREGLFRFMERVLDDEVFDWRNINKYMVP, encoded by the coding sequence ATGATCGAACTCAGCCTGGCCAATATCGAGAACTACCTGACGCGAACCTTTCCAGGTCAGGTCCGTCTGACAGGAGTGGGGGACATCGGTTCCCTGGACGAGCAGGGGATGAAGGACTTCGGGTACGGCAAGCCGATGCTCGTCAGTTTTGAAGTGGACGGCCGTCCCAGGCAGGCTGTCTTGTCCATGATGCGCGGGGACAAGTACGGTCACCAATTTCTCTGGGACCGGGCCGCCATCCTCATGTTCCAGTACGATGCCGGATCCCGGATGCCCAAGCACGTTTGCCCACTGGGCCTGGGCTATGTGGACGGCCAGGGACGGTTGGAACCAGTCCTGGATCCGAAAGAATTTTTTATCGTCAACGAAAAGGTCGAAGGCGACGACTATTTCCTGCATCTGGAACGGATCAAAAACGGCGAGTTTCGCGATTCGGACGTTCGTCTGGCCCGGGATTTCGCCGCTTGGCTGAGCGAGGTCCACGCCCGGAAACACGAGGCGGCTGACCTCTACGTCCGCCGGACCAGACAGCTCCTCGGGGATTCCGAGTGCATCTGGGGCATTGTCGACGGATATCCTTTTCCTTACGAGCCATTTCCGGTCAAGCGAATCAAGGCCCTGGAAAAACGCCTGATCGACTGGCGCTGGAAGCTGCGGGGCTATACCCACCGTCTCTGCGCCGTGCATGGGGATTTCCATCCCTGGAACGTCCTGGTCCGCCCGGACGGCGACTTCACCGTATTGGACCGCAGCCGGGGTGAATGGGGCGAGCCGGCCGACGACGTGTCCACCATGACCTGCAATTATCTTCTGTTCAGTCTCTACGGACATGCCGGGCTCGGCGGGCATTTCGAAGCTCTATACACGGCCTTCTGGGAAGAATACCTCGGACGGACCGAGGATTCGGAAATGCTGGAGGTCATCGCCCCGTACTTCGTGTTCCGGGCTCTGGTCATCGCCTCTCCCGAATGGTATCCGAACCATCCGCCCCAGGTCAGGGAAGGCCTGTTCCGGTTCATGGAACGTGTGCTCGATGACGAGGTCTTCGACTGGCGGAACATTAACAAGTACATGGTGCCGTGA